In the genome of Candidatus Dormiibacterota bacterium, one region contains:
- a CDS encoding DUF202 domain-containing protein, producing the protein MKPSSTDVLANERTFLAYVRTALAFIGFGFVIARFSLFTREFAVIAHTSVPHGSLSTTFGTAMAAFGIVIAMMGAWRYAATDRAMRANEVRALSTAMGYVVAIVVGAIGVVVAFALVSYS; encoded by the coding sequence ATGAAGCCTTCGTCAACCGATGTGCTGGCGAACGAACGCACGTTTCTTGCGTACGTTCGCACAGCACTCGCCTTTATCGGATTCGGATTCGTGATCGCACGGTTCTCGCTTTTTACGCGGGAGTTTGCCGTGATCGCCCATACCTCCGTTCCACACGGCTCGCTTTCCACGACCTTCGGCACCGCGATGGCGGCGTTCGGCATCGTGATCGCGATGATGGGCGCGTGGCGGTACGCCGCTACCGATCGGGCCATGCGCGCAAACGAAGTCCGGGCGCTCTCTACGGCTATGGGCTACGTGGTGGCGATCGTCGTCGGTGCCATCGGCGTGGTCGTCGCTTTCGCGCTGGTTTCCTATTCGTAG